In the Blastocatellia bacterium genome, CGAGCTATAGGATCAGCGGGAGGCAATCCGCCGTCACGATGACCAAAGAGACGCTCATTCTGGGGTCTCGAGCAAGCCTGCTGGCGCTGCGGCAAGCGGAGATGGTGAAGGATCGTCTCATCGAGATGCATCCGGGCATCACCATTACCATCCGTCGGATCACGACGACGGGCGACCGCATCACGGATGCGCCGCTGGCGCGGATGGGGGGCAAGGGACTGTTCATCAAAGAAATCGAGGAGGCTCTTCTCGCCGGAGAGATTGATCTGGCCGTCCATAGCTTGAAAGACATGCCGGCGGAGCTGCCCCCGGGTGTGACGATTGCCGCTGTGACCGAGCGCGAAGACCCCCGCGACGCTCTCATTACTCGTGAGGGGACGGGAACTCTGCTCACGCTGCCTTCGGGAGCGCGCATTGGAACAAGCAGTCTCCGTCGCTCCGTTCAACTCAAGGCGCTGCGTCCTGACCTGGAGGTTCTGCCGCTCCGGGGTAACGTGGACACCCGAATGAGAAAGCTCGATG is a window encoding:
- the hemC gene encoding hydroxymethylbilane synthase, which gives rise to MTKETLILGSRASLLALRQAEMVKDRLIEMHPGITITIRRITTTGDRITDAPLARMGGKGLFIKEIEEALLAGEIDLAVHSLKDMPAELPPGVTIAAVTEREDPRDALITREGTGTLLTLPSGARIGTSSLRRSVQLKALRPDLEVLPLRGNVDTRMRKLDAGQYDAIVLAAAGLNRLGLAHRITEWISPDLLLPAIGQGALALETRADDQETLALVGGLNHAPTEVAVTAERAFLRRFGGGCQIPLAAYAEIQGNELRLRGLIASLDGRRLLKDQVVGSVFDGENLGHHLARRLIEAGALDLLES